A region of Candidatus Reconcilbacillus cellulovorans DNA encodes the following proteins:
- a CDS encoding urea ABC transporter ATP-binding subunit UrtE: MLEVRNISAGYGGSLVLRDVSLTVAPGRVVCLMGRNGVGKTTLMRTIMGLLKTQKGVIRYNGTDLTRLPPEWRARAGIGYVPQGRDIFGQLTVEENLKVGLEASGGRTGGIPERVFELFPALRDMLRRRGGDLSGGQQQQLAIARALVAGPSLLLLDEPTEGIQPSVVRLIENAIGAIKASGDTAVLLVEQSLDFVASIADYCYVLDKGVVVAEGAPDELSADELRRYLAV; this comes from the coding sequence ATGCTTGAAGTGCGAAACATCTCGGCCGGCTACGGCGGCAGCCTCGTGCTGCGCGACGTCAGTCTCACGGTAGCGCCCGGCCGCGTCGTCTGCCTCATGGGCCGCAACGGCGTCGGCAAGACGACGCTCATGCGGACGATCATGGGCCTGCTGAAAACGCAAAAGGGCGTCATCCGGTACAACGGAACGGACTTGACGCGGCTTCCGCCCGAATGGCGCGCGCGCGCCGGCATCGGCTACGTGCCGCAGGGACGGGACATTTTCGGACAGTTGACGGTGGAAGAAAATCTGAAGGTGGGGCTGGAAGCGTCCGGCGGACGAACGGGCGGCATCCCGGAACGCGTGTTTGAACTGTTTCCGGCCCTGCGCGACATGCTGCGCCGCCGCGGCGGCGATCTGAGCGGCGGTCAGCAGCAACAGTTGGCGATCGCGCGTGCGCTCGTCGCCGGACCGTCGCTGCTGCTCCTCGACGAACCGACCGAAGGCATCCAGCCGTCCGTCGTCCGGCTGATCGAAAACGCGATCGGCGCGATCAAGGCGTCCGGCGATACCGCGGTGCTGCTCGTCGAACAGAGCCTGGATTTCGTCGCGTCGATCGCCGACTACTGCTACGTGCTGGACAAAGGCGTCGTCGTGGCCGAAGGCGCCCCGGACGAACTGTCCGCCGACGAGCTGCGGCGGTATTTGGCGGTGTGA
- a CDS encoding urea ABC transporter ATP-binding protein UrtD, with the protein MRPAPEPPLVFVESLEVRFGGFRALRGVDFTLRRGELRFLIGPNGAGKTTLLDVLCGKTRPSAGRVRFKGAIDLAKLQEHEIAALGIGRKFQSPSIFAELTVWENIEIALKQPRGVRHALSARLSAEQRDRIARILERVGLADKPRVRGGTLSHGEKQWLEIGMLLAQDPELLLLDEPVAGMTDAETERTAELLRDIATDHTVLVVEHDMAFVRACAQTVTVMHEGAVLCEGSVADVQNDERVAEVYLGRRADPHA; encoded by the coding sequence ATCCGCCCAGCTCCTGAACCGCCGCTTGTTTTCGTGGAATCGCTGGAAGTCCGTTTCGGCGGATTCCGGGCGCTGCGCGGCGTCGATTTCACCCTGCGGCGCGGCGAGCTGCGGTTTCTGATCGGACCGAACGGGGCCGGCAAAACGACGCTGCTCGACGTCCTCTGCGGCAAAACGCGGCCTTCGGCCGGGCGCGTCCGGTTCAAGGGCGCGATCGACCTGGCCAAACTGCAAGAACACGAAATCGCCGCGCTCGGCATCGGCCGCAAATTCCAGTCGCCGTCGATTTTCGCCGAACTGACGGTATGGGAAAACATCGAAATCGCGCTGAAACAGCCGCGCGGCGTCCGCCACGCGCTCTCCGCCCGGCTGTCCGCCGAACAGCGCGACCGCATCGCGCGCATTCTCGAACGGGTCGGTCTGGCGGACAAACCGCGCGTCCGCGGCGGCACCCTTTCGCACGGCGAAAAACAATGGCTGGAAATCGGCATGCTGCTGGCGCAGGACCCCGAGCTCTTGCTCCTCGACGAACCCGTCGCCGGCATGACCGACGCGGAAACCGAGCGGACCGCGGAACTGCTGCGCGACATCGCGACCGATCACACCGTCCTGGTCGTCGAGCACGACATGGCGTTCGTCCGCGCGTGCGCGCAGACCGTCACCGTCATGCACGAAGGCGCCGTCCTATGCGAAGGCTCCGTCGCCGACGTTCAAAACGACGAACGCGTCGCCGAAGTGTATCTCGGAAGGAGGGCCGATCCGCATGCTTGA
- a CDS encoding urea ABC transporter permease subunit UrtC, protein MKEGALARAGVALTALVAAALLLAPFGLSDFRLSLLGKFLAFAVLAIGIDLIWGYAGILSLGHGVFFGLGAYAVAMHLKLVASGGRLPDFMSWSGVESLPWFWRPFASPWFALAAAVAVPVLIAVSLGYLTFRNRIRGAFFSILTQALVIVTVTLFIGQQGYTGGTNGLTNFSTFLGFPLYDPNVKIALYYVSLFVLGATYFLCRRMVRGRFGRILIAVRDGENRLRFLGYDPVRYKVFAFGLSAALAGVAGALFVLQEGIISPAQMNIVPSIEMVLWVAIGGRGTLSGAVIGALATNAAKTAFSELYPDGWLFFLGGLFVVVVLLLPGGLVGLWQTLIRTIRRRNERRVSDGRYRTA, encoded by the coding sequence ATGAAAGAAGGCGCGCTCGCCCGCGCCGGCGTCGCGCTGACGGCGCTCGTCGCTGCCGCCCTTCTGCTTGCGCCGTTCGGCCTGTCGGACTTCAGGCTGTCGCTGCTCGGCAAATTTCTCGCCTTTGCGGTTTTGGCGATCGGCATCGACCTGATCTGGGGATACGCAGGGATTCTCAGCCTCGGTCACGGCGTCTTCTTCGGTCTCGGCGCCTACGCCGTGGCCATGCACCTGAAACTCGTCGCTTCCGGCGGCAGGCTGCCCGACTTCATGAGCTGGAGCGGCGTGGAGTCGCTGCCGTGGTTTTGGCGGCCGTTCGCTTCGCCCTGGTTCGCGCTCGCGGCGGCCGTCGCCGTTCCCGTCCTGATCGCCGTTTCGCTCGGGTATCTGACGTTCCGCAACCGGATCCGCGGCGCTTTTTTCTCGATTCTGACCCAGGCGCTCGTCATCGTCACCGTCACGCTTTTCATCGGACAACAGGGCTATACCGGCGGAACGAACGGCCTGACGAACTTCTCGACGTTTCTCGGATTTCCGCTTTACGATCCGAACGTGAAAATCGCGCTGTACTACGTTTCGCTATTTGTGCTCGGCGCGACGTACTTTCTTTGCAGGCGCATGGTCCGGGGACGGTTCGGGCGCATTCTGATCGCCGTCCGCGACGGGGAAAACCGGCTGCGTTTCCTGGGATACGACCCCGTCCGGTATAAAGTGTTCGCTTTCGGCCTGTCGGCGGCTCTGGCCGGCGTCGCGGGCGCTTTGTTCGTCCTGCAGGAAGGCATCATTTCCCCGGCGCAGATGAACATCGTGCCGTCGATCGAAATGGTGCTCTGGGTGGCGATCGGCGGCCGCGGCACGCTGTCCGGCGCGGTGATCGGGGCGCTCGCCACCAATGCGGCGAAAACGGCGTTCAGCGAACTGTACCCGGACGGCTGGCTGTTTTTCCTGGGCGGACTGTTCGTGGTCGTCGTGCTGCTCTTGCCGGGCGGCCTGGTCGGGCTTTGGCAGACACTGATCCGGACGATCCGGAGACGGAACGAAAGGAGGGTGTCCGATGGCCGATATCGGACGGCTTAA
- a CDS encoding urea ABC transporter permease subunit UrtB, with protein sequence MSLLLLQLFNGVSVGSILLLAALGLAITFGLMKVINMAHGEFLMIGAYTAYMTQQWFMRYAPAGAADLFFLASLPLAFALAFAIGWLLETTLVRHLYGRPLDSLLATWGVSLILQQAARSIFGAPNVAVKAPAWLEGGWKITADLVLPYKRLFIIALAAVCLSSIYLYLRHTRGGRNIRAALENRSMAACLGVSTRKLDARVFAFGSGIAGLAGCVLTLLGPIGPSLGTYYIVDAFMVVVLGGIGQLAGTALGALGIGVASTTLEYATTATLAKVLVFALVIAFLQWRPSGLLQTRTRALD encoded by the coding sequence GTGAGTCTTCTGCTTCTGCAACTGTTCAACGGCGTCAGCGTCGGATCGATCCTGCTGCTCGCCGCGCTCGGCCTGGCGATCACGTTCGGCCTGATGAAAGTCATCAACATGGCGCACGGCGAATTCCTCATGATCGGCGCCTATACGGCGTACATGACGCAGCAATGGTTTATGCGTTACGCGCCGGCGGGGGCGGCCGATCTGTTTTTCCTCGCCTCGCTGCCGCTTGCGTTCGCGCTGGCGTTCGCGATCGGCTGGCTGCTCGAAACGACGCTCGTCCGGCATCTGTACGGCCGTCCGCTCGACAGCCTGCTCGCCACGTGGGGCGTCAGTCTGATTTTGCAGCAGGCGGCGCGCTCGATTTTCGGCGCCCCGAACGTCGCGGTGAAGGCGCCGGCCTGGCTGGAAGGCGGATGGAAAATCACGGCCGACCTCGTGTTGCCTTACAAGCGATTGTTCATCATTGCTTTGGCGGCCGTCTGCCTCAGTTCCATCTACTTGTATCTCCGGCATACGCGCGGCGGCCGGAACATTCGCGCCGCCCTGGAAAACCGCTCGATGGCCGCCTGCCTCGGCGTGTCGACGCGCAAGCTCGACGCGCGCGTGTTCGCGTTCGGTTCGGGCATCGCCGGACTGGCGGGCTGCGTCCTGACCCTGCTCGGGCCGATCGGGCCGTCGCTCGGCACGTATTACATCGTCGACGCCTTCATGGTCGTCGTCCTCGGCGGCATCGGCCAACTGGCCGGTACTGCGCTCGGCGCGCTCGGCATCGGTGTCGCCTCGACGACGCTGGAATACGCGACGACCGCAACGCTGGCCAAAGTGCTCGTGTTCGCGCTCGTCATCGCCTTTTTGCAGTGGAGACCGTCCGGCCTGCTGCAGACCCGCACCCGCGCGCTGGACTGA
- a CDS encoding urea ABC transporter substrate-binding protein, with the protein MKRKKLMSAWLLTAAFAWAVAGCAGSSTPASNSASESGTGGGSGDTVPVGVLHSLTGTMSISETSVKDATMLAIEEINAAGGVLGKKLKPIVEDGASDPQMFAEKIRKLLQNDKAVVVFGGWTSASRKAMLPVVEQNNGLLFYPVQYEGLETSPNIFYTGATTNQQIIPAVTWLLQNKGKSFFLLGSDYVFPRTANKIIKAQLKAEGGTVVAEEYVALGHTDFSTMISKIKSTRPSVIFNTLNGDSNVAFFKQLKDAGITAADIPVMSVSIAEEEIRGIGASLLEGHYAAWNYFQTTDTPENKKFVAAYKAKYGQDRVTADPIEAGYFGVYLWAEAVKKAGSFDVAKVKEAAKSLTIQAPEGKVTVDGETQHVYKTVRIGQVQADGMFKEVWNSGEPVKPDPWLKSYPWGAEVSGQK; encoded by the coding sequence ATGAAACGTAAGAAACTGATGAGCGCCTGGTTGCTGACCGCCGCCTTTGCATGGGCCGTCGCGGGCTGCGCCGGCAGCTCGACGCCCGCGTCGAATTCCGCCTCCGAATCGGGGACGGGCGGCGGCTCGGGCGACACCGTCCCGGTCGGCGTGTTACATTCCCTGACCGGCACGATGTCGATCAGCGAAACGTCCGTCAAGGACGCGACGATGCTGGCGATCGAGGAAATCAACGCTGCCGGCGGCGTGCTGGGCAAAAAACTGAAACCGATCGTCGAAGACGGCGCGTCCGATCCGCAGATGTTCGCCGAAAAAATCCGCAAACTGCTGCAAAACGACAAGGCGGTCGTCGTGTTCGGCGGCTGGACGTCGGCAAGCCGCAAAGCGATGCTGCCGGTCGTCGAGCAAAACAACGGCCTGCTGTTTTACCCGGTCCAGTACGAAGGTCTGGAAACGTCGCCGAACATTTTCTACACGGGAGCCACGACCAATCAGCAGATCATTCCCGCCGTCACGTGGCTTTTGCAGAACAAGGGGAAATCGTTCTTCCTGCTCGGCTCGGACTACGTCTTCCCCCGCACCGCCAACAAAATCATCAAAGCGCAGCTCAAGGCCGAAGGCGGCACCGTCGTCGCGGAGGAATACGTCGCGCTCGGACATACCGATTTCAGCACGATGATCAGCAAAATCAAGAGCACGCGGCCCAGCGTTATTTTCAACACGCTGAACGGGGACTCCAACGTCGCCTTTTTCAAACAACTGAAAGACGCGGGCATCACCGCCGCCGACATCCCCGTCATGTCGGTCAGCATCGCGGAAGAGGAAATCCGCGGCATCGGCGCGTCGCTTCTGGAAGGACACTACGCGGCGTGGAACTATTTCCAGACGACCGATACGCCGGAAAACAAGAAATTCGTCGCCGCCTACAAGGCCAAATACGGACAGGACCGCGTCACCGCCGACCCGATCGAGGCGGGATACTTCGGCGTCTACCTGTGGGCGGAAGCGGTGAAAAAAGCCGGTTCGTTCGACGTCGCCAAAGTGAAGGAAGCCGCCAAAAGCCTGACCATCCAGGCTCCTGAAGGCAAAGTGACGGTCGACGGCGAAACGCAGCACGTTTACAAAACGGTCCGCATCGGCCAGGTGCAGGCCGACGGCATGTTCAAGGAAGTGTGGAACTCCGGCGAACCGGTCAAACCCGATCCGTGGCTGAAAAGCTATCCGTGGGGCGCGGAAGTCAGCGGACAGAAATAA
- a CDS encoding urease subunit gamma, which translates to MHLTEREKEKLLITVAADVARRRLARGLKLNYPESMAVLISELLEGAREGLSVAELMERGTKVLRRDQVMEGVPEMIEEVQVEATFPDGTKLVTVHRPIRE; encoded by the coding sequence GTGCACTTGACGGAACGCGAAAAAGAGAAGCTGTTGATCACCGTGGCGGCCGACGTCGCGCGGCGGCGGCTGGCCCGCGGGTTGAAACTGAACTACCCGGAGAGCATGGCGGTTTTGATTTCGGAACTGCTGGAAGGCGCGCGCGAGGGCCTGAGCGTGGCGGAACTGATGGAGCGCGGCACGAAGGTGCTCCGGCGCGACCAGGTGATGGAAGGCGTTCCGGAGATGATCGAGGAAGTGCAGGTCGAAGCGACGTTTCCCGACGGCACGAAGCTCGTCACGGTTCATCGGCCGATTCGGGAGTAG
- a CDS encoding urease subunit beta, translating to MIPGEYRIRPGELELNAGRRTERLTVVNLGDRPVQVGSHAHFFEVNRLLRFDRLKAFGMRLDIPAGTAVRFEPGEEKPVELVEFGGTRQAHGMNGMTMGWTGGGADAAVLERLRQWLGGE from the coding sequence GTGATTCCAGGCGAGTATCGGATCAGACCGGGCGAACTGGAACTGAACGCGGGCCGGCGCACGGAACGGCTGACGGTCGTCAATCTGGGCGATCGGCCCGTGCAGGTCGGATCGCACGCCCATTTTTTCGAAGTCAACCGGTTGTTGCGTTTCGACCGCCTGAAGGCGTTCGGCATGCGGCTCGACATTCCGGCCGGGACGGCGGTCCGGTTCGAGCCGGGCGAGGAAAAACCGGTGGAACTGGTCGAGTTCGGCGGCACGCGGCAGGCGCACGGCATGAACGGAATGACGATGGGATGGACGGGCGGTGGGGCGGACGCTGCTGTGCTTGAGCGGTTGCGACAATGGTTGGGCGGGGAGTGA
- a CDS encoding urease subunit alpha, translating to MERSRYAAMFGPTVGDAVRLADTDLWAEIERDYTVYGDECKFGGGKVIRDGMGQSSRTTREGGALDTVITNAIIIDHWGIVKADIGIRDGRIVGIGKAGNPDTMDGVDPRLVIGAGTEVIAGEGKIVTAGGVDTHIHFICPQQIETALASGITTMIGGGTGPATGTNATTCTPGQWHIHRMLEAAEAFPVNLGFLGKGNASYPEPLAEQIEAGAIGLKLHEDWGSTPAAIDCCLRVADRYDVQVAIHTDTLNEAGFVEDTIRAIGGRTIHTYHTEGAGGGHAPDILRIAGELNVLPSSTNPTRPYTVNTIEEHLDMLMVCHHLDSRIPEDVAFADSRIRPETIAAEDVLHDMGVLSIISSDSQAMGRVGEVIIRTWQTADKMKKQFGPLPPDTEANDNFRIKRYVAKYTINPAIAHGVGHLIGSVEPGKWADLVLWRPAFFGVKPEMVIKGGMIVYAQMGDPNASIPTPQPVFGRPMFGAFGGAVASCCITFVSKAAYAKGVHERLGLKRRVEPVRGVRTLTKKQMIHNDATPRIEVDPETYEVRVDGKVVTCEPASVLPMAQRYFLF from the coding sequence ATGGAACGAAGCCGTTATGCGGCGATGTTCGGCCCGACGGTCGGGGACGCGGTTCGTCTGGCGGATACCGATCTGTGGGCGGAAATCGAGCGGGATTACACCGTATACGGAGACGAATGCAAGTTCGGCGGAGGCAAAGTGATCCGCGACGGCATGGGCCAGTCGTCGAGGACGACGCGCGAAGGCGGCGCGCTGGATACGGTGATCACCAACGCGATCATTATCGACCACTGGGGCATCGTCAAGGCGGATATCGGCATTCGCGACGGCCGCATTGTCGGCATCGGCAAGGCCGGCAACCCCGACACGATGGACGGCGTCGATCCGCGGCTCGTCATCGGCGCGGGTACCGAGGTGATCGCGGGGGAAGGCAAAATCGTGACGGCGGGCGGCGTCGACACGCATATCCATTTTATTTGTCCCCAGCAGATCGAAACGGCGCTGGCGTCCGGTATTACGACGATGATCGGCGGCGGTACAGGTCCGGCGACCGGGACGAACGCGACGACGTGCACGCCGGGGCAGTGGCACATTCACCGGATGCTGGAAGCCGCCGAGGCGTTCCCGGTCAACCTCGGTTTTCTCGGCAAAGGCAACGCTTCTTATCCGGAACCGCTGGCCGAGCAGATCGAGGCCGGCGCGATCGGACTGAAGTTGCATGAGGACTGGGGCTCGACGCCGGCGGCGATCGACTGTTGCCTGCGGGTCGCCGACCGTTACGACGTGCAGGTGGCGATCCATACGGATACGCTCAACGAGGCGGGGTTCGTCGAGGACACGATCCGCGCGATCGGCGGCCGCACCATTCATACGTATCATACCGAGGGTGCAGGCGGCGGGCATGCGCCGGACATTCTGCGCATCGCAGGCGAGCTGAACGTTCTGCCGTCCTCGACGAATCCGACGCGGCCGTATACGGTGAACACGATCGAGGAGCACCTCGACATGCTGATGGTCTGTCACCACCTGGACAGCCGCATTCCCGAAGACGTCGCGTTCGCGGACTCCCGCATCCGGCCGGAGACGATCGCGGCCGAGGACGTGCTGCACGACATGGGCGTGCTCAGCATCATCAGTTCCGACTCGCAGGCGATGGGGCGGGTCGGCGAGGTCATCATCCGGACGTGGCAGACGGCGGATAAGATGAAAAAACAGTTCGGTCCGCTTCCGCCGGACACGGAAGCGAACGACAATTTCCGCATCAAGCGGTACGTCGCCAAATATACGATCAATCCGGCGATCGCTCACGGCGTCGGGCATCTGATCGGATCGGTCGAGCCGGGCAAGTGGGCGGATCTCGTGCTGTGGCGTCCGGCGTTCTTCGGCGTCAAGCCGGAAATGGTGATCAAAGGCGGCATGATCGTTTACGCGCAGATGGGCGATCCGAACGCCTCCATTCCGACGCCGCAGCCGGTGTTCGGCCGGCCGATGTTCGGCGCGTTCGGCGGGGCGGTCGCTTCGTGCTGCATCACGTTCGTGTCGAAAGCGGCGTACGCCAAAGGCGTTCACGAGCGGCTCGGCCTGAAGCGGCGCGTCGAACCGGTGCGCGGCGTGCGGACGCTGACGAAAAAGCAGATGATCCACAACGACGCGACGCCGCGGATCGAGGTCGATCCGGAGACGTACGAGGTGCGCGTCGACGGAAAAGTCGTCACGTGCGAGCCGGCGTCGGTGCTGCCGATGGCGCAGCGGTATTTTTTGTTCTAG
- a CDS encoding urease accessory protein UreF produces the protein MSWLAFVQLLDSALPVGAFSHSFGLETLVQEGRIRDAGELRAFVRAMLWHAWSTTDALAVKASYVYGASGEWERVFELDRLLHAQRIAPETREGMVRIGRRLLSLVTRLHPRLDWEPLAGAVAAGRTPGAFPTVFGFATYRMCIPLAQAAEGYLYTCVAGAANAALRLMSIGQTEAQAVIAELASDIRDAWRAASGLDPFDYRACAPLADAAMLRHETLYSRLFMS, from the coding sequence GTGTCGTGGCTCGCGTTCGTCCAGTTGCTGGATTCCGCGCTGCCGGTCGGCGCGTTCTCGCATTCGTTCGGGCTGGAAACGCTTGTTCAGGAAGGGCGGATTCGCGACGCCGGCGAGTTGCGGGCGTTTGTCCGGGCGATGTTGTGGCACGCCTGGTCGACGACGGACGCGCTCGCCGTGAAGGCGTCATACGTTTACGGCGCAAGCGGCGAATGGGAGCGCGTGTTCGAGCTGGACCGGCTGCTGCACGCCCAGCGGATCGCGCCCGAAACGCGGGAAGGCATGGTCCGCATCGGCAGGCGGTTGCTCTCGCTTGTTACGCGGCTGCATCCGCGGCTCGACTGGGAGCCGCTTGCGGGCGCGGTCGCGGCCGGGCGGACGCCGGGGGCGTTTCCGACGGTGTTCGGATTTGCGACGTATCGAATGTGTATCCCATTGGCTCAGGCGGCGGAAGGATATCTTTATACGTGCGTCGCGGGGGCGGCAAACGCGGCGCTCCGGCTGATGTCGATCGGCCAGACGGAGGCGCAGGCGGTGATCGCGGAACTCGCGTCCGACATCCGCGACGCCTGGCGGGCGGCGTCCGGACTCGACCCGTTCGACTACCGCGCCTGCGCGCCGCTCGCGGACGCGGCGATGCTTCGCCACGAAACGCTGTATTCGCGATTGTTCATGTCCTGA
- a CDS encoding urease accessory protein UreG yields MCQGGHHHHHHDWETPRIRRDRAVRVGIGGPVGSGKTALVERLARRLKDCYSLAVITNDIYTKEDARILLNTGVLPEDRIIGVETGGCPHTAIREDASMNFEAVEELERRFPDLELIFIESGGDNLAAAFSPELADRFIYIIDVAQGEKIPRKGGPGIIRSDFLVINKIDLAPYVGASLRVMEEDTIRMRGNRPYVFTNLLTEEGLDRLQEWLERELAHA; encoded by the coding sequence ATGTGCCAGGGCGGACATCATCACCATCATCATGACTGGGAAACGCCGCGGATCCGGCGCGACCGCGCGGTCCGCGTCGGCATCGGCGGGCCGGTCGGATCGGGCAAGACGGCGCTGGTGGAACGGCTGGCCCGACGCCTGAAGGACTGCTACAGCCTGGCGGTCATCACGAACGACATTTACACGAAGGAAGACGCGCGCATTTTGTTGAACACGGGCGTGTTGCCGGAAGACCGGATCATCGGCGTCGAAACCGGCGGCTGTCCGCATACGGCGATCCGCGAGGACGCGTCGATGAATTTCGAGGCGGTCGAGGAACTAGAGCGCCGTTTTCCCGATCTCGAGCTGATTTTCATCGAAAGCGGCGGGGACAACCTGGCGGCGGCGTTCAGCCCCGAGCTGGCCGACCGGTTCATTTACATTATCGACGTGGCGCAAGGGGAAAAAATTCCGCGCAAGGGCGGCCCCGGCATCATCCGGTCGGATTTTCTCGTCATCAACAAAATCGATCTCGCGCCGTACGTCGGCGCAAGTCTGCGGGTCATGGAGGAAGATACGATCCGGATGCGGGGAAATCGTCCGTACGTGTTTACGAACCTGTTGACGGAGGAAGGGCTCGACCGGCTCCAGGAATGGTTGGAGCGGGAACTCGCGCATGCCTGA
- a CDS encoding transcriptional regulator: MRGKVTLQQIADLAGVSKFAVSRALSGKPGVSPQTRELILKTAGQLGYFDRVRRPPARVPDPARGGEAALSGTVAVLFPNIRYQNRESPYWGPVFDGIAERLEQIGLDIVTMTEPSDDDVFRVLNPAGLLGTIGVGVISTQMALGVRNRGIPIVMVDHQDPAVVCDTVFMDNFTCTRELVGKLIGKGFRAFQFVGQIDFSPSFYERWLGFRSALEDFKLPFAQAPALVGAEAGYPDGVRRAIGAMEYMPEVFVCANDATAVAVVEALRARGVRVPEDCAVTGFDNTEQSAACDPPLTTVDVPKRLLGMRAVDKLLWRIRHPDDPPEKTLIYGKTIWRASTERR; the protein is encoded by the coding sequence ATGCGGGGCAAAGTGACGTTGCAGCAGATCGCCGATCTCGCCGGCGTTTCGAAATTCGCGGTTTCGCGGGCGCTGTCGGGAAAACCCGGCGTCAGCCCGCAGACGCGCGAGTTGATCCTGAAAACAGCCGGACAGCTCGGCTATTTCGACCGCGTTCGCCGTCCGCCCGCCCGTGTTCCGGACCCGGCGCGCGGCGGGGAAGCGGCGTTGTCGGGGACTGTGGCCGTTTTGTTTCCGAATATTCGTTACCAGAACCGGGAATCGCCTTATTGGGGGCCGGTGTTCGACGGCATCGCGGAGCGGCTGGAGCAGATCGGTCTGGATATCGTGACGATGACGGAGCCGTCGGACGACGACGTGTTTCGCGTACTCAATCCGGCAGGGTTGCTCGGGACGATCGGGGTCGGCGTCATTTCGACGCAAATGGCGCTCGGCGTCCGTAACAGGGGAATTCCGATCGTCATGGTTGATCATCAGGACCCGGCGGTCGTGTGCGATACGGTGTTTATGGACAATTTCACGTGCACGCGCGAGCTGGTCGGCAAGCTGATCGGCAAGGGGTTCAGGGCGTTTCAGTTTGTCGGGCAGATCGATTTTTCGCCGAGCTTTTACGAACGGTGGCTCGGATTCCGTTCGGCGCTGGAGGATTTCAAATTGCCGTTTGCCCAGGCACCCGCACTTGTCGGCGCCGAGGCGGGTTATCCGGACGGCGTACGTCGGGCGATCGGAGCGATGGAATACATGCCGGAGGTGTTCGTTTGCGCGAACGATGCGACGGCGGTCGCCGTCGTCGAAGCGTTGCGGGCGCGGGGCGTGCGGGTTCCGGAAGATTGCGCGGTGACCGGTTTCGACAATACGGAGCAGAGTGCCGCCTGTGATCCTCCGCTGACGACGGTCGACGTGCCGAAGCGACTGCTCGGCATGCGGGCGGTCGACAAACTGCTCTGGCGCATCAGGCATCCCGACGATCCTCCGGAAAAAACGCTGATTTACGGCAAAACGATCTGGCGGGCGTCGACGGAGCGCAGATGA